The stretch of DNA TTATCATTCAAGAGAGTACGAAGATGGCGAATCAAGAAGATACGATAATCTATTCCCTCGGCCCGAACTGCGGGATCGGGGAGATCGAAGAAGGGAAAACCTATGCAGGGACCGTTCAGGGCTTTGCAAACTTCGGAACCTTCGTCCAGTTGAACGCCCGGCTCAAGGGACTGATCCACAAGAGCAACATGGTCCAGGAGCACCAGGAGCGCGAGCAGATCTTTGTAAAGGTCATCAATATCAGGAACAACGGGAACATTGACCTTGCAGAGGTCCTGCCCCGGGTGTACCGGCTCGAGACCGTCACCAGGCAGGTTCGTGTGACAAAAATGGGCGATCTCTCATCGCAGGTCGGCAGGAGCGTCACCCTCGAAGCCTCGGTCGCCCAGATCAAGCAGACGAGCGGGCCGACGATCTTCACCCTCGTCGACGAGTCCGGGAGCGGCAACGCCGCCGCCTTCATCGAGGCCGGCGTCCGGGCATATCCAGAGATCGAACTCGGAAGCACCGTGATGGTCAGCGGAGAGGTGATGCGCCGGCAGAACCAGCTCCAGATCGAGGTCAGCTCCATGGAGGCGCTCACCGGCGAGGACGCACAGAGGGTGCACGACCGGATCGAGGCAGCCCTCGACGCCCGCGCCGAACCCGCAGATATCCCCCTCCTGATCGAGAGCGACGTCCTCGAACGCCTGCGCCCCGCGATGCGGACGGTTGCAAAGATGATCAGGCGGGCCGTCTTCGAGGCGCAGCCGATCATCCTCCGCCACCATGCAGACGCCGACGGCATCTCGGCCGCCGTCGCCGTCGAGCAGGCGGTGATCGCCCTGATGCGCGAGGAAGGCGACGACCTGGACACCGCCTACTATCTCTTCAAGCGCTCCCCCTCAAAAGCGCCTTTCTATGAGATCGAGGACATCACCCGCGACCTCGACTTCGCCCTGAAGGACCACGAGCGGTTCGGGCAGAAGATGCCGCTGATCGTCCTGATGGACAACGGCTCCACCGAAGAGGACCTCCCCTCGATGAAGATGGCCAGGATCTACAGCCTCCCAATGATCGTCGTCGACCACCACCACCCTGACGCAATCGTCGACGAGTATGTGATCGCCCATGTCAACCCCTACCACGTCGGCGGGGATTTCGGGGTCACGGCCGGCATGCTCGGGACCGAGGTGGCGCGGCTGATCAACCCGAAGGTCAGCGACGCAATCAGGCACCTTCCGGCCGTCGCAGGCGTCGGCGACCGGAGCGAAGCGCCGGAACGGCAGCGCTACCTTGACCTGATCGCAGAGGATTATTCCGAGCAGGAGTGCAAGGACATTGCCCTCGCCCTGGACTACGAGCAGTTCTGGCTCAGGTTCAACGACGGCAGGGAACTGATCAAGGATATCCTCAACCTCAAGGGGAACCGCGACCTCCATAAGAACCTCATCGGTCTCCTGGTCGAATCGGCGAACGCGGCAATCGAAGAGCAGATGGCGGCGTCCATGCCCCATGTGGTCGAGGAGCGGCTCCCGAACGGGGCATATCTCTTCAGGATCGACGTGGAGATCTTCGCCCACCGCTTCACCTTCCCCCCGCCGGGCAAGACCTCGGGCGAGATCCACGACCGGCTCTGCCGGCAGCACCCGGGCGAACCGGTGGTCACCCTCGGTTTCGGTCCGGACTTTGCAGTGCTCCGCTCCCGCGGCGTGCTCATGAACATCCCGCGGATGGTCCGCGAGCTCCACGACGAGATCACCGGCGGCGGGATCAGCGGCGGCGGTCACCTGGTCGTCGGCTCGATCAAGTTCGTCGAGGGGATGCGCGAAGCCTCCCTGAACGGCCTTATCGAGAAGATCGGGCAGGCCCCGGTCGAATAAGGCGCCCGGAATCCATATCCTGCATCTCTTTTTCTCCGATTTTGCGAAAGGCATAAGTTTTCCAAACCGCATGGGTAGGATCATTATGGAGGATCATACAGGGACAGGCATATGCGTGCTCTGCTGCCTTGCACTGCTGCTCCTTGCGGCACTTGCTGCTCCGGTTTCGGCACGGGGCGCCACCATTTCCGATATCCTGCCGGGCGACACGATATTTGTCTACGAGGAGGGGCTCGATATCACCGCCCTGCAGAAGACCGCGACCGGCAACCCGGTCACGGCCCTCAGGCGTTTCACCGACGACGACGTCACAAAAGGGATCGTCAACGAGATCCCGGTGGCGGACGATACGAACCTTGACGTGCTGGACGCTTCGGTCAGGGGGTACACCGGGCTGTATTATGCCTACAGCCAGGCGGACGGCCTGACGACAAAGAGCGTCAACGTGCGTTATCCAGAAGTGAGCATCGAGGCGGTGCTCGCAAACCCGTATCATGCCGAGAGGATCGAAGGGATTACGATACCTGTCGGAACGTCGATCGCGATCAAGGTCGTCTCGCCGTTCGTGGGCACCGATTATGTCGCCGGAGCGACTCATGCCTCCGTCGACATCGTCGTCACGACGCCGGGCGGCGCCGAGATGACCGCCTTCGGCGGGGCGAACCTTGCAAACCTTCCGGTCACGGCCCAGCAGTTCTACACCGACGACCTCGCCGCCCCGATCCTCCTCGACCGTCTTGAAGAGGGCACATACAGGGTTCAGGCGCGGTGGCGTTCTCCGCAGAGTTTTGCCGACTCCGCAGAGGACTCGAATGTGATCACGTTCTCTGTGGGCGACCGGATAGGAGTGGACGTTACGGTGACGCCGGCGACGACGGAGACCACAGTGCCGCCGACGACGACACCTCCTGCACCGACGGCCACGACACCGCCGGTGACGACCGCGACCACGGCCCTGCCGACCGCCACGGAGACCACAGAACCGCCGACGACGGCGCCGACGACGCAGGCGGCCGGAACAGCGCTCCTGCCCCTGATCGGTGCGGCGGCTGCACTCTTCCTGGTGTTGCGGCGGAAATAACACCTTTTTCAGAGCAAACCTGCCGGAACCCTCCCTGCACCCTGTGTCGCCGATAAGCCAGAAATCAGTTTTCCCCTTCAGCGCGACTCAGGCCCGGACGCACACATCCCCTCCTCGATCCATCTCCATGCCTCCTGGCGGTGTTCGGGCCTGAAGAACCTGACATCGGTGCTGGAGAAGAGGAAGAACGCCGGCTGAACAGAGAGCAGACGGGTCTCCCACTCCTCCCCACCGACGATCGCCTCACGCTCGACCGAGGAAACCTTGATGTCCTGAATGAGGTCGTCGGCCATCGCTCCGAAGTCTTCCCCCTTGAAATCGACGATATCGACCAGCACGCGGACAGTGCCGTAGCGTTCGATCGCCAGGTCGATCGCCGGCATGAACACCTGCATGTAGTCCTCATCGGTCACGTCGCCGCTGATCAAAAACCCGATGACGCCTCCCGTGCTTTCCGGCAGTATCTCTATCATCTTCCCCACCCCGTGCCTGTCCTTCCAGACAGATGACTGAGGATAAGGGGATCGTACTGATAAATAGGTTGCCGGTTCCTGCCAGCGTCCACCGTCACGGACCCGGAGAGCACGACCGCGAAGACGGGGAGCACCGGCATCACCGGAATGATGGTCAGGGACGGAAGATCTCCGGATGGAGCGCCGCACAGATCCCGGCACCGAAGATGAATCCTGCAGATAAGCGTGGCGCCGACTGAAAAGGGCTTGATGCGAAAGCCCGCAACGCCCCGCTCCAACCCGCACGCCCCCGCGAGTTAATCCCCAAAGAATGCCAATGGTACGCTGAGGGTGCGACAGAGCATGAAAAAAACCATCATCACCGTCGTAGGCAAAGATGCAGTCGGGATCATTGCGAAGGTTTGCACATACCTGGCAGACAATCAGGTCAATGTTGAAGATATTTCCCAGACTATCGTGCAGGGCTATTTTAACATGATGATGATCGTCGATACCAGCGGGTCTTCCAGACCTTTTGGCGAGATGGTACGTGAACTGGAGAATCTCGGCGACGAAATCGGCGTAAAAATCAGATGCCAGCATGAAGACATTTTTACGAAAATGCACCGTATCTGAGAGGAATTCCGATGGTCACCCTATTTGAGGTAAATGAAACAAACAAGATGATCGAGCAGGAAAAACTCGATGTCCGTACGATTACTATGGGCATCAGCCTTCTTGACTGCTGCGACGCTGATCTGGATATCTTGAACCAGAACATCTATGATAAAATCACCTGTGTAGCAAAGGATCTGGTCTCCACCGGCAGGGACATTGAACGTGAATATGGCATTCCCATCGTCAACAAACGCATCTCCGTCACCCCGATCGCACTGGTGGGTGGAAGGGCCTGCACGTGCCCCGAGGACTTTGTGACGATTGCCAGGACCCTGGATAAGGCTGCCAGAGCGACGCAGGTGAATTTTCTCGGAGGTTACTCCGCCCTCGTTTCCAAAGGCATGACCAGGACCGATGAAAATCTCATCCGCTCCATTCCCCTGGCCCTCTCTTCCACGGAACGGGTATGTAGTTCCGTAAATATCGGCTCCACCAGGACCGGGATCAACATGGACGCCGTCAAATTGATGGGAGAGATTGTCAGGGAAACGGCGGAAGCGACAAAAGAGCACAACTCCCTGGGCTGTGCAAAACTGGTCGTATTCTGCAACGCTCCCGACGACAATCCATTCATGGCCGGTGCCTTTCACGGCGTGACCGAAGCAGATGCCGTGATCAACGTGGGCGTCAGCGGTCCGGGAGTTGTGAAGCATGCCCTTGAGGGGGTCAGGGGCGCGAACTTTGAAGTCCTCTGCGAGACCGTGAAGAAAACGGCCTTTAAGGTCACCCGGGTCGGGCAGCTGGTGGCCCAGGAAGCCTCGGAGAGGCTCGGGGTTCCTTTCGGGATCGTCGATCTCTCTCTGGCGCCGACGCCCTCGGTGGGCGACAGTGTGGCAGAAATTTTAGAGGAAATGGGCCTGGAATCTGCAGGCGCTCCGGGAACCACCGCCGCCCTTGCCCTGTTGAACGACCAGGTAAAGAAAGGGGGCGTCATGGCAAGTTCCTTCGTCGGCGGACTCAGCGGCGCCTTTATCCCGGTCAGCGAGGACCAGGGCATGATCGATGCCGTCAACCGCGGGGCCCTGACGCTTGAAAAACTTGAGGCGATGACCTGCGTATGCTCGGTCGGCCTGGATATGATCGCCATCCCCGGAAACACGTCCGCCGCCACGATCTCCGGCATCATCGCCGACGAAGCGGCGATCGGCATGGTGAACCAGAAGACAACCGCCGTCCGCCTGATCCCGGTAATAGGAAAAGACGTCGGCGATACGGTGGAGTTCGGAGGGCTGTTAGGGCATGCACCGGTTCAGCGGGTAAACACATTTGGCTGTGAAGATTTCATCAACCGTGGCGGCAGGATACCTGCACCGATTCATAGTTTCAGGAACTGAGAATCAAGGGGGTTTGGCCAGATGACGGCTGAAACCCTCATACCGAGTTTGATGTCTCTCCTGTAATCGCAGGGAGGGAGCGCGGATCCCCTGCCTTCCCCCTCCTGCCTTGCCGGGGGTTTCACCCCCGGACTCCCCATTGCGATGGGGCCCGGGAAGAGCGAACAGGACATCCGGGGGGGGTAGTGCCGTATCCCCACCTATCCTGAGCAGGGGTCCGGGGGCAGCATTCCCCCGGCGCAGGAACGCCAGAATAAGATTTAAACAGAGCTAAGGCGCGGATATCTTCCGACCGGCCCGGAAGATCTCCCGCCACCCCTTTTCCGTTATCCCCGACGGGATCGAATGCCCCGTAATGACGGAGCAAGGGTGTCCGCGTCCAAGAGATACTATTTTGGCTTCACGAACGCCCCTCAATCACCCTTTCCCCATCGAACCGACTGGGCACTGGCATACCCGAGCACTCGCACAGACAAACCGGCCGTCAAAACAAAGACTATATATAATAATCGACTATTACATCTAACACGCCGAGGATTCGAGATGGTCGATAAAAAAAGTATCCGGGATAAGTACAACGATACCCAGAGCCGGATTGTATATTATCTCAAAAACGGCATACAGCGAGGCAAACACTATTTCAAATCGAAATATATTGCCAACGATCTCGGCCTGTCGTCAAAGGAGGTCGGGACGAACCTCGCCATACTCGCTGAAATCTGCGAGGAGCTCGAGATCACCCGCTGGAGTTA from Methanofollis liminatans DSM 4140 encodes:
- a CDS encoding DHH family phosphoesterase — translated: MANQEDTIIYSLGPNCGIGEIEEGKTYAGTVQGFANFGTFVQLNARLKGLIHKSNMVQEHQEREQIFVKVINIRNNGNIDLAEVLPRVYRLETVTRQVRVTKMGDLSSQVGRSVTLEASVAQIKQTSGPTIFTLVDESGSGNAAAFIEAGVRAYPEIELGSTVMVSGEVMRRQNQLQIEVSSMEALTGEDAQRVHDRIEAALDARAEPADIPLLIESDVLERLRPAMRTVAKMIRRAVFEAQPIILRHHADADGISAAVAVEQAVIALMREEGDDLDTAYYLFKRSPSKAPFYEIEDITRDLDFALKDHERFGQKMPLIVLMDNGSTEEDLPSMKMARIYSLPMIVVDHHHPDAIVDEYVIAHVNPYHVGGDFGVTAGMLGTEVARLINPKVSDAIRHLPAVAGVGDRSEAPERQRYLDLIAEDYSEQECKDIALALDYEQFWLRFNDGRELIKDILNLKGNRDLHKNLIGLLVESANAAIEEQMAASMPHVVEERLPNGAYLFRIDVEIFAHRFTFPPPGKTSGEIHDRLCRQHPGEPVVTLGFGPDFAVLRSRGVLMNIPRMVRELHDEITGGGISGGGHLVVGSIKFVEGMREASLNGLIEKIGQAPVE
- a CDS encoding DUF3821 domain-containing protein yields the protein MEDHTGTGICVLCCLALLLLAALAAPVSARGATISDILPGDTIFVYEEGLDITALQKTATGNPVTALRRFTDDDVTKGIVNEIPVADDTNLDVLDASVRGYTGLYYAYSQADGLTTKSVNVRYPEVSIEAVLANPYHAERIEGITIPVGTSIAIKVVSPFVGTDYVAGATHASVDIVVTTPGGAEMTAFGGANLANLPVTAQQFYTDDLAAPILLDRLEEGTYRVQARWRSPQSFADSAEDSNVITFSVGDRIGVDVTVTPATTETTVPPTTTPPAPTATTPPVTTATTALPTATETTEPPTTAPTTQAAGTALLPLIGAAAALFLVLRRK
- a CDS encoding SpoIIAA family protein yields the protein MIEILPESTGGVIGFLISGDVTDEDYMQVFMPAIDLAIERYGTVRVLVDIVDFKGEDFGAMADDLIQDIKVSSVEREAIVGGEEWETRLLSVQPAFFLFSSTDVRFFRPEHRQEAWRWIEEGMCASGPESR
- a CDS encoding ACT domain-containing protein produces the protein MKKTIITVVGKDAVGIIAKVCTYLADNQVNVEDISQTIVQGYFNMMMIVDTSGSSRPFGEMVRELENLGDEIGVKIRCQHEDIFTKMHRI
- a CDS encoding PFL family protein, translating into MVTLFEVNETNKMIEQEKLDVRTITMGISLLDCCDADLDILNQNIYDKITCVAKDLVSTGRDIEREYGIPIVNKRISVTPIALVGGRACTCPEDFVTIARTLDKAARATQVNFLGGYSALVSKGMTRTDENLIRSIPLALSSTERVCSSVNIGSTRTGINMDAVKLMGEIVRETAEATKEHNSLGCAKLVVFCNAPDDNPFMAGAFHGVTEADAVINVGVSGPGVVKHALEGVRGANFEVLCETVKKTAFKVTRVGQLVAQEASERLGVPFGIVDLSLAPTPSVGDSVAEILEEMGLESAGAPGTTAALALLNDQVKKGGVMASSFVGGLSGAFIPVSEDQGMIDAVNRGALTLEKLEAMTCVCSVGLDMIAIPGNTSAATISGIIADEAAIGMVNQKTTAVRLIPVIGKDVGDTVEFGGLLGHAPVQRVNTFGCEDFINRGGRIPAPIHSFRN
- a CDS encoding DUF7123 family protein gives rise to the protein MVDKKSIRDKYNDTQSRIVYYLKNGIQRGKHYFKSKYIANDLGLSSKEVGTNLAILAEICEELEITRWSYSNSTTWLVSPRAA